The following are encoded together in the Phragmites australis chromosome 19, lpPhrAust1.1, whole genome shotgun sequence genome:
- the LOC133900309 gene encoding remorin 4.1-like, whose translation MDYVPPSHLHLSPQHSLLPPPLPHRPLPLHPSRDPRWVLALLRLSFRLPAALRSFEGPRACERGAGRQVDKARAWLKKYERKLEEKQAKAMEKVQNEVAKVRHNTEEKRASVEAKWGTKVACVLELANFMRAVGRVSSTKRSFF comes from the exons ATGGATTATG TTCCTCCTTCCCACCTCCACCTCTCTCCTCAGCACTCTCTCCTCCCCCCACCCCTCCCCCATCGACCCTTGCCACTCCACCCCTCGCGAGATCCACGATGGGTTTtggctctgcttcgcctctcgTTCCGTCTCCCGGCCGCATTGCGAAGCTTTGAGGGGCCGCGTGCATGCGAGCGAGGGGCAGGGCGCCAGGTCGATAAGGCCAGAGCCTGGCTCAAGAAGTATGAG AGGAAGTTGGAGGAGAAGCAGGCCAAGGCGATGGAGAAGGTGCAGAACGAGGTGGCCAAGGTGCGGCACAATACGGAAGAGAAGCGCGCGTCGGTGGAGGCCAAGTGGGGCACCAAGGTGGCATGCGTGCTGGAGCTCGCCAACTTCATGAGGGCCGTCGGGAGGGTGTCCTCCACCAAGCGTTCCTTCTTCTGA